The DNA segment CGGAAATATCGCGAGTACGGCGTCGAGACAGGTGTCAGGCAGGAGCAATCAGGTGTTGCACACCTCGGGTACATCGCCGGGTTACACGCGGCCGAACACGCAACCATCCAGACCGCACCGCTCGAGCTTAGAGTCGATAAAAACGATCTTGGTGGGTTAGCGACGCTCGTCATGGACACCCACTATGCCCACCCGGAGCACGACGACCTCGCCGACTCGGTCGGTGACTCCTTCGAAGCCGCCAGGGCCGTCCTCGAGCGACGCTCCCGGGAGTTAGGTGAACAGACGGCGTCGGGCTGGTTCATTTACGACGGCGTCGATGGTGGGCTCGGATTCGCTCGCGCAATTTACGAGCAGTTCGAGGCTCTCGCCGAGCGAGCCCGCGATCAACTTCGCGACTGTCAGTGCGGACAGCCCAATGGGTGTCCGGCCTGTACGTTCGACGAAAACTGCGGCAACGATAACAAACCACTCCTCAGAGCATCAGCCGTGGACGTCCTCGAGCAACTTCTGGGCGAGGCCGATCGTGACGACCTCGAGGCGTATCTCCCTGACGAGTACAGTGGTGAACGTCGACCAACACTGTTCTACTCGTGACTGCCTGGTTTCGGACCGGTAAACGAGTACGCTTATCTCGTCCCAAGGTATTCTTCAGGCATGCCTAGAAGATTATCCAAAAGGCCTGCAGAGAATATATCACTCTCGAGAGCCGGTGAACGGACCCTTCGCATCGGCGACGACAGCCCCATCCGGATCAGTACAGGCCATCGGATTCTGCACCACGATGGCAAATGTGCCCGGCCACACGGGCACAACTACGAGATTACGGTCGAAGTCACGGGCGAGTTGTCCGAACACGGGTGGATCGTCGATAAGGGCGACGTGACTGCAGTCATCGACGACTGGGATCACCGATTTCTCGTCCAGGAAGGCGATCCGCTGATCGAGGCGTTTGCACAATCGGATGACACCGACGCACTGGTCATCCTCGAGCATCCCCCCACGGCCGAGGTGATGGCAGTGCTGCTCGAGGAACGCATGCTCGAGGCGTTCCCTGATACCGTCTCGGGAGTTTCGGTGACCGTTCGAGAAACCAACGAACTCTGTGCCACGTACTAATGCCAGTCGCAAGTGACGTTTCAGGCCTTGGCTCCAACGACAACGGAGACGGGGACGGACTCCCCATTAACGAACTCTTCTACTCGTTACAGGGTGAAGGAAAGCTCTCCGGTGTTCCCTCAGTGTTCGTCAGGACTTCTGGATGTAATCTCAGGTGCTGGTTCTGTGACTCCTATCACACCTCCTGGGAACCGACCGGAGCCCGGCTCTCGATAGAAGATATCGTCGACGAAGTCCGCGAGTACGAACACGCCGGTCACGTGGTGCTGACTGGCGGTGAGCCGATGATCCACGAACAAGCCGTCCCACTCTTGGATGAGTTAGCAGCGTACGGCTACCACACGACCGTCGAGACCAACGGCACCATCTATCGAGA comes from the Natronosalvus amylolyticus genome and includes:
- a CDS encoding 6-pyruvoyl trahydropterin synthase family protein, producing the protein MPRRLSKRPAENISLSRAGERTLRIGDDSPIRISTGHRILHHDGKCARPHGHNYEITVEVTGELSEHGWIVDKGDVTAVIDDWDHRFLVQEGDPLIEAFAQSDDTDALVILEHPPTAEVMAVLLEERMLEAFPDTVSGVSVTVRETNELCATY